The following proteins are encoded in a genomic region of Danio rerio strain Tuebingen ecotype United States chromosome 16, GRCz12tu, whole genome shotgun sequence:
- the inpp5b gene encoding type II inositol 1,4,5-trisphosphate 5-phosphatase isoform X4, whose product MLLFYVKAEHAPHISEVEAETVGTGVMGRMGNKGAVSIRFQFHNSDICVVNSHLAAHTEEFERRNQDFKDICRRIQFRQEDPTLPPLTILKHNIVLWLGDLNYRISDLEVDHVKDLISKKDFETLHTYDQLKRQMDEEVVFVGFTEGEIDFQPTYKYDTGSDQWDTSEKCRVPAWCDRILWRGKSIKQLHYQSHMTLKTSDHKPVSSLLEIGIKVVNEESYKRTFEEIVRQIDRLENDCIPSVSLSEREFHFQDVKFMQHQARTVTVHNDGQVPCQFEFIQKLDEPAYCKPWLTANPAKGFLAQGASVDIDLEVFVNRHTAPELNAGLQQLEDILVLHLERGKDYFISITGSYLPSCFGSSLSALCLLREPIQDMPLESIRELSVKSNSPVIDSADKPQEIPKEIWMMVDHLFRYAKKQEDLFQQPGLRSEFEEIRDCLDTGCLDTLPGSNHSVAEALLLFLDALPEPVIPFSFYQQCLDCCSDSSHCRQIISMLPQCHKNVFNYLTAFLQELLRHSAYNRLDVNVVAPIFAGLLLRSPDKQDINEKRKVKEFFQHFLVQTSSDRDIHEKSPE is encoded by the exons ATGCTGTTGTTTTACGTGAAGGCCGAACATGCGCCTCATATCTCTGAGGTGGAGGCTGAGACCGTTGGCACAGGCGTTATGGGACGGATG GGTAATAAAGGCGCAGTTTCCATCCGCTTCCAGTTCCACAACTCGGACATCTGTGTGGTGAACTCGCATCTCGCCGCACACACCGAAGAGTTCGAGCGTCGCAATCAAGACTTTAAAGACATCTGTCGCAGAATTCAGTTCAGACAGGAGGATCCCACATTACCACCCCTCACCATCCTCAAACACAA TATCGTGTTGTGGCTGGGAGATCTGAACTACCGAATCAGTGATCTCGAAGTGGATCATGTGAAGGACCTGATCTCTAAAAAGGATTTTGAGACCCTGCATACTTATGACCAG ctgaaGCGGCAGATGGATGAGGAAGTTGTGTTTGTTGGCTTCACTGAGGGAGAGATTGATTTCCAGCCCACATACAAATATGACACTGGATCAGATCAATGGGACACCAG TGAGAAGTGTCGAGTTCCAGCGTGGTGCGACCGCATCCTGTGGAGGGGGAAGAGCATTAAACAGCTTCATTACCAGAGTCACATGACCCTGAAAACCAGTGACCACAAACCCGTCAGCTCTCTGCTAGAGATCGGG ATCAAGGTGGTGAACGAGGAGTCTTACAAGCGCACGTTTGAGGAGATCGTGAGGCAAATCGATAGACTGGAGAACGACTGCATCCCTTCAGTATCTCTGTCTGAGAGAGAG TTTCACTTCCAGGACGTGAAGTTCATGCAGCATCAGGCGAGGACTGTGACGGTCCATAATGACGGACAGGTGCCATGTCAGTTTGAGTTCATACAGAAGCTGGACGAGCCTGCGTACTGCAAGCCCTGGTTAACAGCAAACCCAGCTAAAGGCTTTCTGGCCCAGG gtgCCAGTGTGGACATCGACCTGGAGGTGTTTGTGAACCGTCACACAGCCCCAGAGCTGAACGCAGGCCTGCAGCAGCTGGAGGACATCCTGGTCCTGCATCTGGAGCGTGGTAAAGATTACTTCATCTCCATCACCGGCTCCTACCTGCCCAGCTGCTTCGGCTCGTCCCTCAGCGCTCTGTGTCTGCTGAGAGAGCCCATCCAGGACATGCCTctggagagcatccgagagctg AGTGTGAAGTCAAATAGTCCAGTTATTGACTCTGCCGATAAACCTCAAGAAATCCCCAAGGAAATCTGGATGATGGTGGACCATCTCTTCCGTTATGCAAAGAAACAG GAAGACCTCTTTCAACAGCCCGGCCTGCGCAGCGAGTTCGAGGAGATTCGGGATTGTTTGGACACGGGCTGCTTAGACACTCTTC CTGGCAGTAATCACTCAGTGGCTGAAGCTCTGCTGTTGTTCCTTGATGCTCTTCCTGAACCCGTGATTCCCTTCTCCTTCTACCAGCAGTGCTTGGATTGCTGCTCCGACAGCAGCCACTGTCGACAG ATCATTTCAATGCTACCTCAGTgccataaaaatgtttttaactatttaacggcctttcttcaagagttgttgagGCACTCCGCATACAATCGGCTGGACGTCAATGTTGTAG